Proteins encoded in a region of the Pseudomonadales bacterium genome:
- a CDS encoding peptidylprolyl isomerase, producing the protein MKNLFFTGRTLTAVATIALGIALSPVVQAETSSQQPLDKVAAVVNEDVIMLSELALQSRMLAVQMKQAGQPLPPNDVLQKQVLEKLTAESLQLQIGERAGIKVSKEQLDAAVKSIAAQNKLSPEAFRKELAAQGIPFGMFRENIRRQIILQQVQQAYVIKRIEISDQDVDNFLASEEGRRLAMQEAIDKPINQTQARHILIKPSAIRNDEETRAVLQKIHDVVLNGGDFSALAKKYSEDPGSAMKGGDLGWVSPGQVVPEFEAAMDNTASGSVSEPFQTQFGWHVVQVLDRRAQNMSETIMRQQAQMILRKRHFQDELPRWLKELRDQAYVKINL; encoded by the coding sequence ATGAAGAACCTATTTTTCACCGGTCGTACACTGACTGCAGTTGCGACCATTGCACTAGGGATTGCGCTCTCACCTGTTGTGCAAGCAGAAACTTCTTCACAACAACCACTGGATAAGGTGGCTGCCGTTGTCAATGAAGATGTCATCATGCTCAGCGAGTTGGCACTGCAATCGCGTATGCTCGCTGTACAAATGAAGCAAGCAGGGCAGCCTCTGCCACCCAATGATGTCTTACAAAAACAAGTGTTAGAAAAACTCACGGCCGAAAGTTTGCAGTTACAAATCGGTGAGCGCGCCGGCATTAAAGTTAGCAAAGAACAATTGGACGCGGCAGTTAAGAGCATCGCTGCACAAAATAAATTAAGCCCCGAGGCTTTTCGTAAAGAATTGGCCGCGCAGGGCATTCCTTTTGGTATGTTTCGTGAAAACATTCGCCGCCAAATTATTTTGCAGCAAGTGCAGCAAGCGTATGTGATCAAACGCATTGAAATTTCTGATCAAGATGTCGACAACTTCCTCGCTTCAGAAGAAGGTCGCCGTCTTGCCATGCAAGAAGCGATCGATAAACCGATCAACCAAACACAAGCGCGACACATCCTGATTAAACCTTCAGCCATTCGCAATGACGAAGAGACTCGCGCTGTGCTGCAAAAAATTCACGATGTCGTGCTAAACGGTGGCGACTTCTCTGCTCTCGCCAAAAAATATTCTGAAGATCCGGGCTCTGCCATGAAAGGCGGTGATCTCGGTTGGGTTTCACCAGGACAAGTGGTGCCGGAATTTGAAGCGGCGATGGATAACACCGCCAGCGGCTCTGTTTCTGAACCTTTTCAGACACAATTTGGCTGGCATGTAGTGCAAGTGCTCGATCGTCGCGCACAAAACATGAGCGAAACCATCATGCGCCAACAAGCGCAAATGATTTTGCGCAAACGCCACTTTCAAGACGAATTGCCGCGTTGGTTGAAAGAATTGCGCGATCAAGCGTATGTAAAAATTAATCTCTAA